Genomic segment of Streptomyces longhuiensis:
AAAGTGTCAATGTATGCCGGATATCCGCCACACCCCGCAGGCGCCCACCCGCACCCAGACACTGGCGGCGGGCGGGCGGATCGACCCGCACCGGCACGACGAGCACCAGATCGTCTACGCGGGCTCAGGGGTCCTCGCCGTCACCACCGACGCCGGCACCTGGTTCGCGCCCGGCACCCGCGCCATCTGGGTACCGGCCGGCTGCGTCCACGCCCACCGCGCCCACGGTCACCTGGACCTCCACACGCTCGGCCTGCCCGCCCGCGTCAACCCGCTCGGCCTGGAAGCGCCCACCGTCCTGACCGTCGGCCCGCTCCTGCGCGAACTGCTCCTCGCCGCCACGCGCGGCCCCTCCGACGACAGCCCCGAGAGCAGGCGCCTGCGCGCCGTCCTCCTCGACCAGCTGCGGGCGTCCCCACAGCAGCCCCTCCAACTCCCCGCCCCCACCGACCCGCGCCTGAAAGCGGTCTGCGACCTCCTGTACGAGGACCCGGCCGACGCCCGCCCCCTGGCCGCGCTCGGGAGGGAGTCCGGAGCCGGTGAACGCACGCTGAGCCGCCTCTTCCGCCGCGAACTGGGGATGACCTTCCCCCAGTGGCGCACCCAGCTCCGGCTCTACCACGCGCTGCGGATGCTGGCCGAGGGCGACGCGGTCACCGCGGTCGCGCACCGCTGCGGCTGGTCCTCCACCAGCGCGTTCATCGACGTGTTCCGCCGCGCGTTCGGCTGCACGCCGGGGGAGCACAGCCGGCGCTAGGGGTCGTGTGTTGTGAGTCCTTCGGCTGTCCGCGGTGGGCACCGCGTCGTGCGGGTGGCTGTTCGGCGTCCACGAATGCGGCGCGTTCGGCACGGATCAGTGCCGAACGCGCCGCCCCGCATGGGGAGTTGTCAGCCGATGTGGAAGCTGTCCCCGTACACCTTCCAGTCGAGCGGCGGGTCCAGGTTCAG
This window contains:
- a CDS encoding AraC family transcriptional regulator, giving the protein MPDIRHTPQAPTRTQTLAAGGRIDPHRHDEHQIVYAGSGVLAVTTDAGTWFAPGTRAIWVPAGCVHAHRAHGHLDLHTLGLPARVNPLGLEAPTVLTVGPLLRELLLAATRGPSDDSPESRRLRAVLLDQLRASPQQPLQLPAPTDPRLKAVCDLLYEDPADARPLAALGRESGAGERTLSRLFRRELGMTFPQWRTQLRLYHALRMLAEGDAVTAVAHRCGWSSTSAFIDVFRRAFGCTPGEHSRR